From Ignavibacterium sp.:
CCTCCGAGTATTATAAAGCAGCACAAAAAGTAACCGAATCAAATCGTTCTCTTGCTAAGGCATATGAGCTTGAACATAATTATCCTAAAGCAGCTGAATATTATGAAAAAATACAGGAAGGCGATAAAGCTACTCGTTGCCTTTGGTTATCAAATGACAAATCTAAGTACTCAAAAATTCTTGAAGTTTATGAAATCGTACCTGATAATCCGAACAATATTTTTAAGCTAGCCTCAAATTTTATGATCAATGAAGACAAAAAAAATAATTCCATTTTGTTTTTAAGAAATTTATCAAAGTTAATACAGAATAGTGATAATCTCGAATTTTATTTATTAAACGATAAATCTTGGGATGATTTTTATAAAGAACTTATGAAAGCATTGGTCGATTATAGTCAGGAGAATCCGAATCTTAGTGATTGGGATGAGGTTTTGGTTATTATTCGAAAACTTTTGGAATATGGGATTCTAACAAAAAATAGAAAAGAATACATTAATCTTTTATATAATCTTAAACAATACAAAGATGTTATTGAAGAATTGAATGGTCAGAATGATACAGAAAATGAGTTTTATTTAAAGGCTAATGCGGAATATCTGAAATTTCCGGCGAATATTGAATACCTCTTTAAGTTAGGCCGATTTGAACAAATAGTTAAATTATTTTTTGAAAATGCTGAAGTTCACTCTGAGTTAAATTCTCACGTTTTAGAATTTATAATTAAATCCATACTAAACACGTCTCAACCTGACCCACTGGTGAAGATTATCAATAAATTCGGAAAAAATTTAAACACTTCATTTAGTGATCAACTTTTAGAAAGAACCTTTTTATTTTGCTTTGAAAAAGAAATATACTCAGCTGGATTTAATATTATTGAAATTCTTGACGATAGGAAAGATGACGAATTCTATATCAATCTCTTGAAAAATAACCTCGATAAGAATGATAAAAATTTAATCAATTATTTTTTAGCTCTATTTGTTTATCAAGAATTTTTATATAATAGATATCATACTGTCATAGATATCTTAGAAAATCAAAGAGTAGAACTAAATTTTTTATCAAAAGATCTGATTAATGTCTTCTTGCTTCAGAAACTTATTATTTTCGAATTAGCCTTAAAAAAGGATAAAATTTCTAAAAAACTAGAACCTAAAATGAGACTACAAGAATATATAAAAAAATTATTGGTAAATAGCGATATATGGAGAAATATGTGCAGCGTTCAAATTGCAGGAGCGGCTATTGAAAGGCTTGAATATCATAAAAACTCAAGAGATTATTATAAAAAAATAATATATGGAAATTTTTCAGAAGAAGAGCAGGAGTTTGCAAAATTAAGATGGTTAAAAGTAACATTTAAGCAAGCTAAAAATGAAAAATCCAACGAAAAAAAGCAAAAATTGGAAATAGATATACAAAATATGAAGAAAAAGTGGAATCTTGATGAAACGAATATAGATGATTTACCTGAGTTTCCTGAGGTATCTGATGAATTTCAATTTTCTTTTGATGAACCTACGGAGTTAGACAAAACTGTTAAAACGAAGATAAATATTGATCTAAAGGTATCAATATCAATAAATGGAGAGGATAAATTTTCGATAAAGAAAATAACTGAAAAATCAATATTAAAGAATGATAATTTAATCCTTGACGAAATAATATATTTTGATTTACAATCAAAACAATTTGATTCAAAGGAAGCGAGCATAAATTTAATTAAATCAAATGATGACATAGAGGAATATGAAATTTCGGATTGGGGGCTAATTATTCAACTCTCAAAAAATAGTGAATCTGATTATTTGTCGTTTTATCATAAAAATATAAGTAGCAAAATCTTAGATATTGCAATTTGATTATTCATGGAGTCTTTTGCTTTAAATAATATTAGATAGAAATGTGTTATTAAGGATAATTGTTATAATATTATTTTGAGGTAGGGTGAACTTTTTTGCTGAATTCCAGCATTCAGAAAAATTCATCTTATAATTTGAAATAAGTGATATTGTGTATGTCTGGAAAGAATTAATATGATTATTTAATCTTAAAAGTTCACTGACCTAATTCACTTGGGTTTAGAGCTGGTGCAATTGGAGTTGCCATTTTAGCAGTAAGGGATATATTTGAAGTTGACCATTTAAATCCTGCTGCAAATGTTTAATATTTATTAATTTCACTCAAACAGGCTTATGATCAAAAAGAAATCTTACTGAAAAGCGTGTAGGAGATTATCAGAGATTTTAGTTTTGTGAAAATCTATATCGGTTATATAATTCATTTTCAAAAACATTCACTTTAATATTTCCAGTTATCTCTGTGGTCAGTAATGAAGAACTAATACCCTCTAAACCTCTTCATCTCTCTGTTTTTACTCAAGATATTCCGTTAAGGTTTTAATACCATACCAATCATTTATCTAAATAATAAAATTTATTGCATTTGGACATTTTTAATTACTATTTTTGAGGTAATCATTGGGAAATTACTGACAATTTGATCAAATCCAGCGAAGACTCCTCTTTAAAAGCCGAGTTGGTGGGTAAGGCAAAACTTAATATAAAAACATCAAAAAATGAGATGTATTTATGGCTCGCGTCATTCCAGAAACCGCATTTAACGATCCTGAAATTAGACCAGGAGAGAAAAGATTATTAAGAGCACTTTATCAGAATCTCGATGATTCTTGTATTGTTTGGTACCAACCTAAAATTGATGCAGATCGACGACCTGATTTAATTATTTATATACCTGAAATAGGTCTAGTTTTAGTAGAAGTAAAAGATTGGCCATTATCTATTGTTAAAAGTGCGACACCAGACTATTGGGAAATTATTATAAATGGAAAAATTGAAAGACATAACAATCCCTTAAAAAGAGTAAAATCTTATTTTTATAATCTTTTAGATAATCTTAAAAAAGATAATTCATTCCTCACAATCGATGGTCCTCATAAAGGAAATGTAAAACTGCCAATTGCCACTTGTGTCAGTTTTCCAAACATCACTAGAGCAGAATATCTAAGTAGTGACTTTTCAAAAACTATTGATGTAAAATATATTCTTTTTAAAGATGAGATTGCCGATATTGGTAATAATTTGGTTGGTAAAACGTTAATTGACAGAATAAAGAAAATTTTTGATCCATGGTGGAAGAATGATGAATTGAATTCAGAAGAGATGGATAAATTACGCGGTATTCTTTATCCCGAAATTACAGCAAAACAAAAAGATAAAGGGGGAAATGTTAAAGAAATTATATTAGATGAAACTCAAGAACAGGTAGCAAAAAAATTAGGTGAGGGTCATAGAATAATTAGAGGAGTAGCTGGAAGTGGAAAGTCTCTCGTGCTATGTGCAAAAATTAGAATGTTACTGAAAGAAAAACCTAATTGGCAAATACTTCTAACTTGTTACAATATAAGCTTGGCGAGTCAGCTAAGGTATTATCTGTATAGTTTCAATGATGAAGGCGATGTGGCGAATGAAGATTATCGGAAGGTAATTCAATCCAAAGTGAAAATTATTCACTTCCATGGATTAGCCAAGGAAATAATTCCGCAGGGAGGTTGGCCACTTGTAGATAAGGAGCAATTACTTACGACGGCAAGGTTTGCAAATCTAGAAGATCATGAAATAGAAGCTGAATTAGATGAAATGTATAGTTCTTTACTCGGAGCTAAACTGCAACAACTAGCTGCTACCACAAAGCTACCATTATACGATGCTATTGTGGTAGACGAAAGCCAGGATTTCCATCCTTCATGGCTGAAAGCTTTGATGATAATGCTTAAACGTACAACAAATTTTTTATTACTCGCTGAAGATCCGAATCAGAAAATTTACCCTCGTACTTTTACATATAAAGATACAGGTATAAATGTGGTCGGTGGTGGCAGAATATTTAATCTTCCAATTTCCTACAGAAGCACAAGAGAGATTGTAATCACTGCCTCTAAATTAGTTCGAACCTCTGATTGGGATGATTTTTATAAAAAATTTTTAGAAGAGAATGATGAACTTCCTAAAACTGAAACTCAAAAAAATGGAAGACTACCTGAGATAATTATTAAAAATGATTATATGGAAACTTGTCAATTTATTGCTTCCGATATATTATATAAGGTATCTAATCAAGGCTTTTCATTTAACGATTTTGGTGTATTGTATACTATAAAGAAGACAGAGGTTATTGATTATATAACTCCGCTTTGTGCAGTATTGGCTGAAAATAAAATTCCATTTTTTTGGTTATCTGAGGACAAGGATTCAAAAACAAGATATGATCAGTTTCGAAGAGAAGTTACAATCAGTACTGTATTCTCTGCTAAAGGGTTAGAGTTTGAAACAGTTTATTTTGTTGGCGTTGAAATTTATCCTTGGATTAAGCGAAACAGAAGAGAAAATGCATCCTTGTTATATGTTGGTATGACGAGAGCGAAATCTGAACTTTATATGTGTTCTTTAATGGAAACAGAAATTACAAGACAGTTAAAAACTATCATAGATGAATTTTCTTCTGCAAGTATTTAATTAATCTTTTTGACTATTTAATTATTTTAAGTAACAGTATAATAACATAATTTTTCGATAACAGTTGGGAGTTTTGATAACTATAGTCATTATTATTCATTTATCTAAAAAAGTATTTTACTTTAAATGTAAAAATCTTAAATAACTCATATGGAAATAAAACCAGGCACTATAATTAAGGGTATTCAATGGCCTGAACCAATTGAAGTTAAATTCTGTGAAAAAGTTGGCGAATTTTATCACATAGTTGGCTCTACAACTACAAGTAACCAACACATCGACCAGTTAATTCCCGAATACGAAATCTCGATATTAACCACTGAAGATTTTTTTAATGAAGAGCCTTGGAAAGTATTTCTCGCTCTCGAAAGTATTAGATATAGATTCGCTTCTTTGTATGATCCTCTATTAGCAATGAATACTTCCAAAGTTGACCCTTTACCTCATCAAATTGAAGCGGTTTATGGATATGTACTAAAACTTCCCCGGATTAGATTTTTAATTGCTGATGACCCTGGTGCAGGTAAAACCATAATGGCAGGATTGATTATTAAAGAATTGAAACTCAGAAACATTATTAAAAGAGTTCTTATTGTTACACCCGGTCATTTAAAAGATCAATGGAGAAGAGAACTAAAAGAAAGATTTGAGGAAAAATTTATTGTTGTTGATAGAAATATTCTTGATGCGCATTATGGCGAAAATACTTGGAATCGTGAACAACAAATAATAACTTCAATTGATTTTGCTAAGCAAGAAGATATACTCAGGTCAATTTCCTCAAGTCATTTTGATCTTGTTATAGTTGACGAAGCTCATAAGATGAGCGCATATAAATATGGTGATAAACTCAATAAAACTATCAGATACAGATTGGGTGAGGTATTATCTAAAATATCAAATCATCTTCTTTTTTTGACTGCAACACCGCATAAAGGCGACCCGGATAATTTCAGGTTATTCCTCGACTTACTTGAACCAGGTTTCTTTTCCTCAAATGAGATGTTAATGCAGTCATTACAAAATAAAGACAATCCGCTATTCATAAGAAGATTAAAAGAAGATTTAAAAGATTTTGATGGCAAACCGATTTTCTTGCCGAGAAATGTTGAAACAATCGCATTCGATTTAGGTTCTCAATCAAAAAAGGAGAAAAATTTATATAATGAACTTTCGAAATATGTTGAGACCCAGTATAACAAAGCGCTTAATAAAGATAAAAAAAGAAATGTTGCCTTTGCATTAGTTATTTTACAGCGAAGACTCGCTTCAAGTACTTTCGCTTTGCTTAAATCTCTCGAAAGAAGAAGAGAAAAACTAAAAGCTTTATTAGACGGCACAAAAGAAAGAGGTCTGCCAAATTCAGATTTTGATTGGGACGAGATTGAAGACCTTTCTGAAGAAGAACGCTGGAAGGAAGAAGAAATTTGGGAAACTTTAAGTCTTGCAGATAACAAAGAAGAATTGGAAAACGAAATTCGAACGATAGAACGATTGATTAACCTTGCAATAGATATTATTCAAAACGAAGAAGAAATTAAAATTAAACAGCTAAAAAGCTCTTTAGAAAAATTATATTCATTAAACCAGCCAAAGAGTCAAAAGAAAATTCTTGTTTTTACTGAATCTAGAGATACTCTGGAATATCTTTATAAAAAAATTAAGAGCTGGGATTACAAAACAAATGTCATCCACGGCGGAATGAAACTCGATGAAAGAATTAAAGCTGAAAAAATATTTAAAAATGAAACTGATGTCCTCGTAGCAACAGAAGCTGCTGGCGAAGGTATTAATCTTCAGTTCTGTAATCTAATGATAAATTATGATATTCCCTGGAATCCTAATCGACTCGAACAACGAATGGGTCGTATCCATCGTTATGGTCAACAAAGAGAAGTTTTTATTTATAACTTAGTTGCAAATGATACTCGTGAAGGTAAAGTTTTACTTAGACTATTTGAAAAATTGAATGAAATAAAAGAAGCATTCGGAAACGATAAAGTTTTTGATGTCCTGGGAGAGGTTTTGCAAAGAACCAATCTTTCTCAACTCTTAATTGATGCCGCAGCAAACTCAAGAAGCGTGGAAGATATTCTCAGAGAAATTGATATAATAGTTGATAAAGATTACTTAAATCAAATAAAAGAATCTTTAGGCGAGAGTCTTGCAACAAGATTTATTGATTATACTCGAATTAAAGAAATGGCCGATTTAGCCCGTGAGCAACGTTTAATTCCTGAATATACCGAGAGTTTCTTCAAAAAAGCTTTTAATAAAGCTGGCGGAAAATTCAGAGAAATTAAATCAGGTTTTTTAGCCATTGATTCTATTCCATTAGAGTTAAAACAAATAGCAGAGAGAGATTCAGTTTATAGAGCTTATGGTGAATTATTAAAAAAATATCCCAAAGTTACTTTTGATAAAGAGATAGCGTTCAAAAATTCAGACGCAGAGTTTGTTACATTTGGACATCCGTTATTTGAATCTTTGTTGATTTGGGTAGAAGAAAATTTCATTAGTTCTTTATTGAATGGATCGGTGTTTTATGACCCAGATGGAAATCTTGACGGTTACATTTTATTTTATGAAGGTGAAATAAAAGATGGCACTGGCTCAGTCGCAGGTAAAAGATTATTCGCATTTTATATTAACAATGATTCTGTAACTGAGATTCCTCCATCAATTATTTGGGACCTTTCAGAAACTTCTGAACCAAATATATTAATTGGAAAAGAACAAAAAATTAACTTTACATCATCGGAAATAATTGAATCAAATAAAAATTTAGTATCAAATTACTGCATAAATTCTTTAACAAATTACAAATCAGAATTATTGAAGGAAAGAACAAGACAGGCAGAGATAAAAGAAAAATATGGAATTAAATCCCTTGATAATCTTATCGTAAAATTGGATGGTGAATTAATTGAGCTTTATACAAGGAAAGAAAAAGGCGAGCTTGTTGATTTACCTATACGAAATAAAGAAGAGCAAAAGAAACAATATGAAAAAGCCAAAGAGGATTTAATTAGACTTATTGCACAGGAAAAAAGTCTCACTATGTCAATGCCTAAATTCAAAGGAATAATAAAAGTTCTTCCCGCAATGAATGTTTTGCCCTCGATGAAATCTGATATAGAAGTTGAAAAAATTGGAATGGAGTTCGTAATGAATTATGAATTGAGTAATGGCAGAACTCCAACAGATGTAAGCAAAGAAAATCTTGGCTTTGATATTCGTTCTATCAATCAGGATGGCTCTGTAAGGTATATTGAAGTTAAAGCTCGAGCCGGTATTGGTGATATTGCTCTTACCCAAAATGAATGGTTCAAAGCTAAAAGGTT
This genomic window contains:
- a CDS encoding nuclease-related domain-containing DEAD/DEAH box helicase is translated as MARVIPETAFNDPEIRPGEKRLLRALYQNLDDSCIVWYQPKIDADRRPDLIIYIPEIGLVLVEVKDWPLSIVKSATPDYWEIIINGKIERHNNPLKRVKSYFYNLLDNLKKDNSFLTIDGPHKGNVKLPIATCVSFPNITRAEYLSSDFSKTIDVKYILFKDEIADIGNNLVGKTLIDRIKKIFDPWWKNDELNSEEMDKLRGILYPEITAKQKDKGGNVKEIILDETQEQVAKKLGEGHRIIRGVAGSGKSLVLCAKIRMLLKEKPNWQILLTCYNISLASQLRYYLYSFNDEGDVANEDYRKVIQSKVKIIHFHGLAKEIIPQGGWPLVDKEQLLTTARFANLEDHEIEAELDEMYSSLLGAKLQQLAATTKLPLYDAIVVDESQDFHPSWLKALMIMLKRTTNFLLLAEDPNQKIYPRTFTYKDTGINVVGGGRIFNLPISYRSTREIVITASKLVRTSDWDDFYKKFLEENDELPKTETQKNGRLPEIIIKNDYMETCQFIASDILYKVSNQGFSFNDFGVLYTIKKTEVIDYITPLCAVLAENKIPFFWLSEDKDSKTRYDQFRREVTISTVFSAKGLEFETVYFVGVEIYPWIKRNRRENASLLYVGMTRAKSELYMCSLMETEITRQLKTIIDEFSSASI
- a CDS encoding helicase-related protein, which encodes MEIKPGTIIKGIQWPEPIEVKFCEKVGEFYHIVGSTTTSNQHIDQLIPEYEISILTTEDFFNEEPWKVFLALESIRYRFASLYDPLLAMNTSKVDPLPHQIEAVYGYVLKLPRIRFLIADDPGAGKTIMAGLIIKELKLRNIIKRVLIVTPGHLKDQWRRELKERFEEKFIVVDRNILDAHYGENTWNREQQIITSIDFAKQEDILRSISSSHFDLVIVDEAHKMSAYKYGDKLNKTIRYRLGEVLSKISNHLLFLTATPHKGDPDNFRLFLDLLEPGFFSSNEMLMQSLQNKDNPLFIRRLKEDLKDFDGKPIFLPRNVETIAFDLGSQSKKEKNLYNELSKYVETQYNKALNKDKKRNVAFALVILQRRLASSTFALLKSLERRREKLKALLDGTKERGLPNSDFDWDEIEDLSEEERWKEEEIWETLSLADNKEELENEIRTIERLINLAIDIIQNEEEIKIKQLKSSLEKLYSLNQPKSQKKILVFTESRDTLEYLYKKIKSWDYKTNVIHGGMKLDERIKAEKIFKNETDVLVATEAAGEGINLQFCNLMINYDIPWNPNRLEQRMGRIHRYGQQREVFIYNLVANDTREGKVLLRLFEKLNEIKEAFGNDKVFDVLGEVLQRTNLSQLLIDAAANSRSVEDILREIDIIVDKDYLNQIKESLGESLATRFIDYTRIKEMADLAREQRLIPEYTESFFKKAFNKAGGKFREIKSGFLAIDSIPLELKQIAERDSVYRAYGELLKKYPKVTFDKEIAFKNSDAEFVTFGHPLFESLLIWVEENFISSLLNGSVFYDPDGNLDGYILFYEGEIKDGTGSVAGKRLFAFYINNDSVTEIPPSIIWDLSETSEPNILIGKEQKINFTSSEIIESNKNLVSNYCINSLTNYKSELLKERTRQAEIKEKYGIKSLDNLIVKLDGELIELYTRKEKGELVDLPIRNKEEQKKQYEKAKEDLIRLIAQEKSLTMSMPKFKGIIKVLPAMNVLPSMKSDIEVEKIGMEFVMNYELSNGRTPTDVSKENLGFDIRSINQDGSVRYIEVKARAGIGDIALTQNEWFKAKRFKDDYYLYAVLNTSTTPGLYIIQNPAEKLNADEKIEVVRYVVSFEQLQSKTTH